Proteins from a single region of Carassius gibelio isolate Cgi1373 ecotype wild population from Czech Republic chromosome B15, carGib1.2-hapl.c, whole genome shotgun sequence:
- the nectin3a gene encoding nectin-3-like protein isoform X1, giving the protein MAEEVRHLFGNSTFFHGLLPLLGLLLSVCTGVWANKVVVPEQVTAVLGKNVTLTCRVEVSTNLSLTQSSWERRLPSGTVTLAVFNPQYGTSIADEYSKRVHFIKPSVRDVSIVLQGVGFADIGTYTCKVVTFQLGNMQASTTVDIMVEPKVYVSPGSLSLTDGDGETLVAICTAERGRPAAEVFWESDFPGQSKVVKQPESEGTTTTSAHYVWAPTRDAFGQSISCVVRHPALSQDFRIPYRLNVFFAPDVMVNGLQDVWYVGQKNVLLDCRANANPPAFLYIWTRLDAPMPAGVDTSNGSLVFTRPLEPNDSGQYRCEVQNEVRHHFKDVRFLVQEPPPTTAAPTTTRTTKSILPDTTLTITAPINHHAHFTAPTQASPPDSGLGTIVGGAVGGILILVLLMALAGAFYMRQRRTFRGDYYTKQYIGPSDMQKETQLDVIQPHELQDIYGDDSGNGSQDLKPKPEGDIIYPDYPSDHKDMEGWGDNLSLQREGTYYSDHHNHHNVNPSGPPLHNGSPYLQDECYDNGTDSDYVSHVDGSVISRREWYV; this is encoded by the exons GTGTGTGGGCCAACAAGGTTGTGGTTCCTGAGCAGGTGACTGCGGTGCTGGGGAAAAACGTTACTTTGACCTGCAGGGTGGAGGTCAGCACAAACCTCAGTCTGACCCAGAGTTCCTGGGAACGCCGTCTGCCCTCCGGCACTGTTACTTTGGCTGTCTTCAACCCCCAGTACGGGACCTCCATAGCTGACGAGTACAGCAAACGTGTGCATTTCATCAAGCCCTCAGTGCGTGATGTATCCATTGTCCTGCAGGGCGTTGGGTTTGCAGACATTGGGACCTACACTTGTAAAGTTGTCACGTTCCAACTTGGAAACATGCAAGCATCCACAACTGTAGACATCATGG TGGAGCCAAAGGTCTATGTGTCTCCTGGTTCCTTGTCTCTGACGGATGGAGATGGTGAAACTCTGGTGGCCATATGTACAGCTGAAAGGGGTCGTCCAGCAGCAGAGGTCTTCTGGGAATCAGACTTCCCAGGCCAGTCAAAAGTCGTCAAACAGCCGGAGTCTGAAGGCACTACCACCACTTCAGCACACTACGTCTGGGCCCCCACCCGGGATGCATTTGGCCAGTCCATCAGCTGTGTTGTACGTCACCCGGCCCTATCCCAGGATTTCCGCATTCCCTACCGGCTCAATGTGTTTT TCGCTCCAGATGTTATGGTGAATGGCCTGCAGGACGTGTGGTACGTGGGACAAAAAAATGTACTGCTGGACTGTAGAGCCAATGCCAACCCACCTGCTTTTTTGTACATCTGGACCAG ACTGGACGCCCCGATGCCTGCAGGTGTGGACACATCTAATGGCAGCCTGGTGTTTACTCGCCCTTTAGAGCCGAACGACTCTGGACAATACAGGTGTGAAGTTCAGAACGAAGTTAGACACCACTTTAAGGATGTACGCTTCCTGGTACAAG AGCCGCCCCCGACCACTGCAGCCCCCACCACCACCCGCACCACCAAGTCCATCCTCCCTGACACCACCTTGACCATAACAGCTCCCATCAACCACCATGCCCACTTCACCGCCCCGACTCAGGCCTCCCCGCCGGACAGCGGTCTGGGCACTATCGTGGGCGGTGCTGTCGGTGGGATCCTGATCCTGGTGTTGCTGATGGCGCTGGCGGGGGCTTTCTACATGCGTCAGCGCCGAACATTCAGAGGAGACTACTACACCAAACAGTACATCGGCCCATCCGACATGCAAAAAGAGACGCAACTGGACGTCATTCAACCCCATGAGCTTCAGGACATTTACGGCGACGACTCGGGCAACGGAAGCCAAGACTTGAAGCCCAAACCCGAAGGAGACATTATCTATCCCGATTATCCCAGTGACCACAAAGACATGGAGGGCTGGGGAGACAATCTCAGCCTTCAGAGAGAGGGAACATATTACTCCGACCACCACAACCATCATAACGTGAACCCCAGCGGGCCGCCGCTACACAACGGCTCCCCTTACCTGCAGGACGAGTGCTACGACAACGGCACGGACAGCGACTACGTGTCTCACGTGGATGGATCTGTGATTTCACGCAGGGAATGGTATGTTTGA
- the nectin3a gene encoding nectin-3-like protein isoform X2, whose amino-acid sequence MGEPLGVWANKVVVPEQVTAVLGKNVTLTCRVEVSTNLSLTQSSWERRLPSGTVTLAVFNPQYGTSIADEYSKRVHFIKPSVRDVSIVLQGVGFADIGTYTCKVVTFQLGNMQASTTVDIMVEPKVYVSPGSLSLTDGDGETLVAICTAERGRPAAEVFWESDFPGQSKVVKQPESEGTTTTSAHYVWAPTRDAFGQSISCVVRHPALSQDFRIPYRLNVFFAPDVMVNGLQDVWYVGQKNVLLDCRANANPPAFLYIWTRLDAPMPAGVDTSNGSLVFTRPLEPNDSGQYRCEVQNEVRHHFKDVRFLVQEPPPTTAAPTTTRTTKSILPDTTLTITAPINHHAHFTAPTQASPPDSGLGTIVGGAVGGILILVLLMALAGAFYMRQRRTFRGDYYTKQYIGPSDMQKETQLDVIQPHELQDIYGDDSGNGSQDLKPKPEGDIIYPDYPSDHKDMEGWGDNLSLQREGTYYSDHHNHHNVNPSGPPLHNGSPYLQDECYDNGTDSDYVSHVDGSVISRREWYV is encoded by the exons GTGTGTGGGCCAACAAGGTTGTGGTTCCTGAGCAGGTGACTGCGGTGCTGGGGAAAAACGTTACTTTGACCTGCAGGGTGGAGGTCAGCACAAACCTCAGTCTGACCCAGAGTTCCTGGGAACGCCGTCTGCCCTCCGGCACTGTTACTTTGGCTGTCTTCAACCCCCAGTACGGGACCTCCATAGCTGACGAGTACAGCAAACGTGTGCATTTCATCAAGCCCTCAGTGCGTGATGTATCCATTGTCCTGCAGGGCGTTGGGTTTGCAGACATTGGGACCTACACTTGTAAAGTTGTCACGTTCCAACTTGGAAACATGCAAGCATCCACAACTGTAGACATCATGG TGGAGCCAAAGGTCTATGTGTCTCCTGGTTCCTTGTCTCTGACGGATGGAGATGGTGAAACTCTGGTGGCCATATGTACAGCTGAAAGGGGTCGTCCAGCAGCAGAGGTCTTCTGGGAATCAGACTTCCCAGGCCAGTCAAAAGTCGTCAAACAGCCGGAGTCTGAAGGCACTACCACCACTTCAGCACACTACGTCTGGGCCCCCACCCGGGATGCATTTGGCCAGTCCATCAGCTGTGTTGTACGTCACCCGGCCCTATCCCAGGATTTCCGCATTCCCTACCGGCTCAATGTGTTTT TCGCTCCAGATGTTATGGTGAATGGCCTGCAGGACGTGTGGTACGTGGGACAAAAAAATGTACTGCTGGACTGTAGAGCCAATGCCAACCCACCTGCTTTTTTGTACATCTGGACCAG ACTGGACGCCCCGATGCCTGCAGGTGTGGACACATCTAATGGCAGCCTGGTGTTTACTCGCCCTTTAGAGCCGAACGACTCTGGACAATACAGGTGTGAAGTTCAGAACGAAGTTAGACACCACTTTAAGGATGTACGCTTCCTGGTACAAG AGCCGCCCCCGACCACTGCAGCCCCCACCACCACCCGCACCACCAAGTCCATCCTCCCTGACACCACCTTGACCATAACAGCTCCCATCAACCACCATGCCCACTTCACCGCCCCGACTCAGGCCTCCCCGCCGGACAGCGGTCTGGGCACTATCGTGGGCGGTGCTGTCGGTGGGATCCTGATCCTGGTGTTGCTGATGGCGCTGGCGGGGGCTTTCTACATGCGTCAGCGCCGAACATTCAGAGGAGACTACTACACCAAACAGTACATCGGCCCATCCGACATGCAAAAAGAGACGCAACTGGACGTCATTCAACCCCATGAGCTTCAGGACATTTACGGCGACGACTCGGGCAACGGAAGCCAAGACTTGAAGCCCAAACCCGAAGGAGACATTATCTATCCCGATTATCCCAGTGACCACAAAGACATGGAGGGCTGGGGAGACAATCTCAGCCTTCAGAGAGAGGGAACATATTACTCCGACCACCACAACCATCATAACGTGAACCCCAGCGGGCCGCCGCTACACAACGGCTCCCCTTACCTGCAGGACGAGTGCTACGACAACGGCACGGACAGCGACTACGTGTCTCACGTGGATGGATCTGTGATTTCACGCAGGGAATGGTATGTTTGA